A DNA window from Anas acuta chromosome 4, bAnaAcu1.1, whole genome shotgun sequence contains the following coding sequences:
- the PRDM8 gene encoding PR domain zinc finger protein 8: MEDAGVQRGLWDGDAKTVQQCLTDIFTSVYTTCDIPENAIFGPCVLSHTSLYDSIAFIALKSTDKRTVPYIFRVDTSAANGSAEGLMWLRLVQSAREREEQNLEAYIKSGQLFYRSLRRIAKDEELLVWYGKELTELLLLGPARAPARSNGSPPYACPECSQRFQFELPFAAHLRFRCPKRLHGAGTGPAEPHGGKEAAGKEPEAAKFCKPAGPLHHPFPDGTAATKPSTDFHNLARELENSRGAPGSGGSPGRPAPPDGAPEAAGGKAKRRYPEEEERGRFPTERPGLPSAPKEELVCTPQQQQQYRAAGSYCGLEEGGRLFAPPSPETGEAKRSAFVEVKKAARGPEPDGAAEEGQERASPPGTGTGGPGPGGGEPGLCPRGSGGPLGARLEGGSPARGSAFSTVPQLGGGPGGGPGGAEERKSAFSQPARSFPHGPPLVLGQKLGGLGEPCPDGSSAAPGRLYAAEALAVKLPGGGGEGAAGGGGGPGGGPGGGPGGGGGLPKQSPFLYATAFWPKSSAAAAVAAAAAGPLQLQLPSALTLLPPSFTSLCLPAQNWCAKCNASFRMTSDLVYHMRSHHKKEYALEPLVKRRREEKLKCPICNESFRERHHLSRHMTSHN, translated from the exons ATGGAGGACGCCGGCGTGCAGAGGGGGCTGTGGGACGGGGACGCCAAGACGGTGCAGCAGTGCTTGACTGACATTTTCACCAGCGTTTACACCACCTGCGACATCCCGGAAAATGCCATTTTCGGCCCCTGCGTCCTGAGCCACACGTCGCTCTATGACAGCATCGCCTTCATCGCCCTCAAATCCACCGACAAGCGCACCGTGCCCTACATCTTTCGG GTGGACACGTCGGCGGCCAACGGCTCGGCCGAGGGGCTGATGTGGCTGCGGCTGGTGCAGTCGGCCCGGGAGCGGGAGGAGCAGAACCTGGAGGCCTACATCAAGAGCGGGCAGCTCTTCTACCGCTCCCTGCGCCGCATCGCCAAGGACGAGGAGCTGCTGGTGTGGTACGGCAAGGAGCTcaccgagctgctgctgctcggccCCGCCCGGGCCCCCGCCCGCTCCAACG GCTCGCCGCCTTACGCGTGCCCCGAGTGCAGCCAGCGCTTCCAGTTCGAGCTGCCCTTCGCCGCCCACCTGCGGTTCCGCTGCCCCAAGAGGCTGCACGGCGCCGGCAccggccccgccgagccccaCGGAGGCAAAGAGGCCGCGGGCAAGGAGCCGGAGGCCGCCAAGTTCTGCAAGCCGGCCGGGCCGCTCCACCACCCCTTCCCCGACGGCACCGCCGCCACCAAGCCCTCCACGGACTTCCACAACCTGGCGAGGGAGCTGGAAAACTCCCGCGGCGCCCCCGGCTCCGGAGGCTCCCCGGGGAGGCCGGCGCCCCCCGACGGCGCCCCCGAGGCGGCCGGGGGCAAGGCGAAGCGGCGCTACCCCGAGGAAGAGGAGCGGGGCCGCTTCCCCACGGAGCGGCCGGGGCTGCCGTCGGCGCCCAAGGAGGAGCTGGTGTGcaccccgcagcagcagcagcagtaccGGGCGGCCGGCTCCTACTGCGGCCTGGAGGAGGGGGGCCGCCTCTTcgcgccccccagccccgagaCGGGCGAGGCCAAGCGCAGCGCCTTCGTCGAGGTGAAGAAGGCGGCCCGCGGCCCCGAGCCCGACGGCGCGGCCGAGGAGGGCCAGGAGCGCGCTTCTCCCCCGGGGACGGGCACGGGGGGACCCGGGCCCggcgggggggagccggggctgtgcccccGCGGCTCCGGGGGGCCCCTGGGCGCCCGGCTGGAGGGGGGCAGCCCGGCGCGGGGCAGCGCCTTCAGCACCGTGCCGCAGCtcggcggcggccccggcggcggccccggcgggGCGGAGGAGCGCAAGAGCGCCTTCTCGCAGCCCGCCCGCTCCTTCCCTCACGGGCCGCCGCTGGTGCTGGGCCAGAAGCTGGGCGGCCTGGGCGAGCCGTGCCCCGACGGCTcctccgccgcccccggccgcctgTACGCCGCCGAGGCGCTGGCCGTCAAGctgcccggcggcggcggcgagggggcggcgggcggcggcggcggccccgggggcggcccggggggcggcccggggggcggcggggggctgcccAAGCAGAGCCCCTTCCTCTACGCCACCGCCTTCTGGCCCAAGagctcggcggcggcggcggtggcggcggcggcggcggggcccctgcagctgcagctgccgTCGGCGCTGACGCTGCTGCCGCCGTCGTTCACGTCGCTGTGCCTGCCGGCGCAGAACTGGTGCGCCAAGTGCAACGCCTCCTTCCGCATGACCTCGGACCTGGTGTACCACATGCGCTCCCACCACAAGAAGGAGTACGCGCTGGAGCCCCTGGTCAAGCGGCGCCGCGAGGAGAAGCTCAAGTGCCCGATCTGCAACGAGTCCTTCCGAGAGCGGCACCACCTCTCCCGCCACATGACCTCGCACAACTAG
- the FGF5 gene encoding fibroblast growth factor 5 isoform X1, whose product MGGGPAPPEPGLGARGSAQVRCPPGRTQRAGGAAPCRRCWAAERGCGALLPPFLLLLLLLHLPPAGSMSPAFLLLLLLLFLLPARARRERLPGGAQAGRSAPAPSSSSSSSTSSSSSSSSWAAGPSRFPRSRPGRRRGRLYCRVGIGFHLQLHPDGRVDGAHDASPLSILEIFAVSQGIVGIRGVFSNKFLAMSKKGKLHASAHFTSECQFRERFQENSYNTYASAVHRGRRSGREWYVALNKRGKAKRGCSPRARPQHVSTHFLPRFRQPPPPQLAFTVTRPEKKPPPPPPPPPPKKTAAATPPRHSHGPVKYRLKFRFG is encoded by the exons ATGGGGGGCGGCCCCGCACCCCCCGAGCCCGGGTTGGGGGCTCGGGGCTCCGCACAGGTGCGGTGCCCCCCCGGGCGCACACAGCGGGCGGGAGGGGCGGCCCCCTGCCGCCGGTGCTGGGCGGCGGAGCGGGGATGCGGCGCCCTCCTCCcgcccttcctcctcctcctcctcctcctccacctccctcccGCCGGCAGCATGAGCccggccttcctcctcctcctcctcctcctcttcctcctgcccgCCCGAGCCCGGCGGGAGCGGCTGCCCGGCGGGGCGCAGGCGGGACGCAGCGCCCCcgctccttcttcctcctcctcctcctccacctcctcctcttcctcctcttcctcctgggcCGCGGGGCCGAGCCGCTTCCCTCGGAGCCgcccggggcggcggcggggccggctgTACTGCCGGGTGGGCATCGGCTTCCACCTGCAGCTGCACCCCGACGGCCGGGTGGACGGCGCCCACGACGCCAGCCCGCTCA gtattttggaaatatttgctgTGTCTCAGGGGATTGTAGGAATACGAGGAGTTTTCAGCAACAAATTTTTAGCGAtgtcaaaaaaaggaaaactccaTGCAAGT GCGCATTTCACATCCGAGTGCCAGTTCCGGGAGCGCTTCCAGGAGAACAGCTACAACACCTACGCCTCGGCCGTGCACCGCGGCCGCCGCTCGGGCCGCGAGTGGTATGTGGCCCTCAACAAGCGGGGCAAGGCCAagcggggctgcagcccccgcgCCCGCCCCCAGCACGTCTCCACGCACTTCTTGCCCCGTTTCCGACAGCCCCCCCCGCCGCAGCTGGCCTTCACTGTCACCCGGCCCGAGAAGAagccgccaccacctcctccaccaccaccaccaaagaaAACGGCAGCGGCCACCCCGCCGCGGCACAGCCACGGCCCTGTCAAATATCGCCTCAAGTTTCGCTTCGGGTAG
- the FGF5 gene encoding fibroblast growth factor 5 isoform X2, with protein MTWDVGRRHVLLMALRGIEVQPHGHGDNATDPQQVPLGVWGLWEPHFLLKINMGSGRDPIPRGRGLKCGVVFSLGMLIPALLPPGPLCPRGKTEPWEQPLCAPRSCGVGILEIFAVSQGIVGIRGVFSNKFLAMSKKGKLHASAHFTSECQFRERFQENSYNTYASAVHRGRRSGREWYVALNKRGKAKRGCSPRARPQHVSTHFLPRFRQPPPPQLAFTVTRPEKKPPPPPPPPPPKKTAAATPPRHSHGPVKYRLKFRFG; from the exons ATGACGTGGGATGTGGGTCGCAGGCATGTGCTGCTGATGGCGCTTCGTGGCATCGAGGTGCAGCCCCATGGGCATGGGGACAACGCCACCGACCCCCAGCAGGTGCCCCTTGGTGTGTGGGGCCTGTGGGAGCCTCACTTCCTCCTTAAAATAAACATGGGAAGTGGCAGAGATCCGAtaccgcggggccgggggcttaAGTGTGGCGTCGTGTTTTCTCTCGGCATGTTAATCCCTGCACTCCTTCCTCCGGGGCCACTTTGTCCCAGGGGGAAAAcagagccctgggagcagccGCTGTGTGCCCCGAGGAGCTGTGGTGTCG gtattttggaaatatttgctgTGTCTCAGGGGATTGTAGGAATACGAGGAGTTTTCAGCAACAAATTTTTAGCGAtgtcaaaaaaaggaaaactccaTGCAAGT GCGCATTTCACATCCGAGTGCCAGTTCCGGGAGCGCTTCCAGGAGAACAGCTACAACACCTACGCCTCGGCCGTGCACCGCGGCCGCCGCTCGGGCCGCGAGTGGTATGTGGCCCTCAACAAGCGGGGCAAGGCCAagcggggctgcagcccccgcgCCCGCCCCCAGCACGTCTCCACGCACTTCTTGCCCCGTTTCCGACAGCCCCCCCCGCCGCAGCTGGCCTTCACTGTCACCCGGCCCGAGAAGAagccgccaccacctcctccaccaccaccaccaaagaaAACGGCAGCGGCCACCCCGCCGCGGCACAGCCACGGCCCTGTCAAATATCGCCTCAAGTTTCGCTTCGGGTAG